Proteins encoded by one window of Kribbella flavida DSM 17836:
- a CDS encoding pyridoxamine 5'-phosphate oxidase family protein — protein MVVENAFITTAHRIVWCTVATVDTRGRPRSRILHPYWEYDGHALTGWIVTRATPLKVNHLASSPYVSCSYWDATQDVAIADCQAEWVDHIPTRHRVWELYRDAPAPLGFDFWSAFPDGPAAQTPSLLRLTPYRLRVTDLDTLSGRKPALTWRAAS, from the coding sequence ATGGTTGTGGAAAATGCGTTCATCACGACAGCTCACCGGATCGTGTGGTGCACGGTCGCGACGGTCGACACCCGAGGACGGCCGCGATCGCGCATCCTGCACCCCTACTGGGAGTACGACGGGCACGCGCTGACCGGGTGGATCGTCACCCGCGCGACGCCGCTCAAGGTCAATCACCTGGCCAGCTCCCCGTACGTGAGCTGTTCGTACTGGGACGCCACCCAGGACGTCGCGATCGCGGACTGCCAGGCGGAGTGGGTCGACCACATCCCCACCCGGCACCGCGTGTGGGAGTTGTACCGCGACGCTCCCGCGCCTCTCGGCTTCGACTTCTGGAGCGCCTTTCCGGATGGGCCTGCCGCGCAGACGCCGTCCCTGCTCCGGCTGACGCCGTACCGGCTGCGTGTCACCGACCTCGACACCCTCAGCGGCCGAAAGCCTGCACTCACCTGGCGAGCAGCATCTTGA